Genomic DNA from Nonomuraea rubra:
TGGCGGGCCGAGGCGGTGGAGTACCTCGACACGTCGTACGTCATGCGCACCGGCTTCGTACGGGTGCGTGAGACGCCGGTGGAGCAGGCGTTGCGCGACTCGCTGCCCGCCGCCGTGCGCTGGCTGGAGGGGCGGGACGACGTGCCGGTGCCGCCGGGGACACTGGGCGGGGGCACGGCGGCGCTGCGGCTGGCCGAGCAGGTGGAAAGCGGGCTCGCGGAGGGGGTGCGCGGGATGCTCGTGTACTTCGCCGTACGGGTGGGCGTGCGGCGGCTGGCCGACGCCGCGGCCTGGCTGGAGAGGCTGGGCCTGCCGGAGCCGGCGGCGGTCGCGTGGGAGCAGGCGCGGGTGCTCGGGGCCCTGCAACATCCGCTGGCCACGGGCGACGACGAGGCCGCGGCGGCGGGGCTGCGTCGGCTCGCGCCCGGCTACGACCGGCTGCGCGCGGCCCTGCTAGCCGCTGGACAGCGGTCCTGAAAGGCTGGTCGTGCGGAGCCGGTCGCGGTCTTGAGAAGGCTGGTTGTGCGGACCCGGCCGCGGTCCTGTGTGCGGGGGGAGGCGCGGCCGGGTCCGCCCGGAGGGGAGCGCTTGGGCGTGCGGTGGGAACCGGCTCGGGGTGGGGCCGGCGAAAGCCCGACGCTCCCTTGGTCGGGGGAGTGGTGCTCTAGCGGGAGGCGAAGTCCTGTGTCCAGTGGGGGCCCCTGGCGTGGTGCCCGACCCCGACGTGGGTGAACGCGCAGTCCAGCATGTTGGCCCGGTGCCCCGGGCTGTCGAGCCAGCCCTTGACCACGGCGGAGGCGGTGCCCTGGCCCTTGGCGATGTTCTCGCCGGCCCGGCGGTAGGCGAAGCCGGTGGCCTTGATCCGCTGGCCGAACGTGCGGCCGTCGCGCGAGGTGTGCGAGAAGTAGTTCCCGCGCGCCATGTCCGCTGAATGGCGCGTGGCGGCGCGGTGCAGCCTGGAGTCGTGGGTGAGGGGACGGCAGCCGTTCGCGGCCCTGGCCCGGTTGGTGAGCGTGACGACCGCGGTCTCGGCGGCGGAGGCGAAGCCCCTGGAGGCGGCCGGGCGCGCGCACGACGGCTTCACCGGGCGCGCGCGGACCGTGCCGTGGCCGGCGGACGGCTTGGGCGCGAGCACGCGGCACGCCTGCCGGTCCGCCGTCTGCTGGGCGGAGGCGGCGGGCGCGGGGAGGCTCAGTGCCGTCAGACATCCGACACAGGCCATCGCCTGGAGCTCTCTACGCATACCGTCCTCCGATGAGGGGTTTGACTGTGCGTCGAACCCGCATTCTGGTCCCCCCAAGTCGGCTATGTACGGAAATTAGCGACCTAACTTGGAGCTCCAAGTGGCTGAATTGTAATATCACCCGCTCTGATCTCGGTAAACCACAGCGGCCCCCTGAGCGTCAGGGGGCCGCGAGATCTTTACCTCAGCCGGTGGCTAGCACTGGGCGGGCTTGAGCCACGAGCACTCCAGGTCGCCCGTCGCGCCCCCGGTCGCCGCGCGGAGCCCGGCGGCGTCCCCCGCGGCCGCCGACCGCGAGAACTGCGCGAGCCGTACGGCGATCTTGTCCTCGATGTCCTTCGGCGAGGCCGACAGGTACTGGTTGAGCATGATCGAGAAGATCAGCGGCTCGCCGTCGGCGCTCGTGACGTAGCCGGACAGCGAGGTGACGCCGGTGAGCGAGCCGGTCTTGGCGTGCACGTTGTTCTCGGCGGGCGTGCCGCGCATCCGGCTGCGCAGGGTGCCGCCGGTGAACCGGTCCGCGTTGCCCGCGATGGGCAGGGAGTCGTACCAGGTGGAGAACCACGGCTTGCCGCGTACGGCCGACAGGAGCTGCACGATCGAGCCCGGCGAGAAGCCGTCGCGGCGCGACAGGCCGGAGCCGTCCCGCATGTTGATCACCTGGACGCCGTTGGCCCTGGCGAAGTCGGTGCTGACCTTGAGCCCGGCCGACCACGTGCCCTGGTCCGACACCTTGCGGCCCATGGCCTTGGTGAGGATCTCGGCGTGGATGTTGTTGCTCAGCTTCATGAACGGCACCAGCAGCTCGCCCAGCGTCATCGACTCGTGCCTGGCCAGCTCCCTGGCCCCCGAGGGCGCGCCGCCGGTGGTCGTCGGCCCGAGCACCTTGACGCCGTGCTTGGCCAGCGACTTGCGGAACAGCGAGGAGACGTACGCGGTGGGGTCGTCCACCGCCACCCACTCCTGGTACGGGTCCGCGACCGTGCCGGTGATCACCACCGTGCGCGTGCCGTGCTGCCGCTCGATGAGCACGTCCGTCTCGGCGCCCACCGTGGCCCTGTTCACGATCTTCAGGTAGTCGGTCTCGGGCGTGGTGGAGACCTTGACCTTGTCCCCGTCGGCCGCCACGGACACGATCACCGAGCCGGCGTCGTAGTCCCTGTCGGGCGAGGCCGTCAGTGCCGAGATCGGCGCCGCGTAGTAGGCGGTCTCGTCGTCCCAGGCCCAGTCGTTGCCGAGCCGCTGGGAGTCGAACCAGGTGTCGTCGGCCACCAGCTTGCCGGTGACGACCTTGACACCCGCGCCTGCCACCTTGGCCGCCAGCGCGTCGTAGTCCTCGGCCAGCATGGTCGGGTCGCCGGTGCCGCGCAGCACCAGGTCGCCGGTCAGCAGGGAGCCGGCCTTGCGGCCGGTGCCGAGCACGGTGGTGGGGAAGCGGTAGTCGAGGCCGAGCGTCTCCGCCGCGGCGGCCGAGGTGAACAGCTTGGTGTTGGAGGCCGGGATGAGGAGCTTGCCGGCGTCGGTGGCGTACAGCTCCTCGCCGGTCTGGGCGCTCTTGACCACGACGCCCGCCCTGGCGATCGTGAGCCGCGAGTCGCTGAGGATCTGGTTGATGTCCTGGGTCAGGTCCGCCACGCCCACGGAGGGGTCGAGCGCGACGGCGGGAGTGGAGGGTCCGGACGCCCACGCGAGGGCCGCGACGAGCGTGCCCGCGACGAGGGAGGCTGAGGTGCGCCGCATGGGGTCTCCAGGTGACTGGGGGATCGCATGAGAGCATGGATCACCGCAGTCAGCCTGTAATCCGCAAATATCCGTATTTGTGGGGCGGGTTAGGTCGGCTGCTGCGACGTCACCATGAACCCGCAGTCGCCGAACGAGACCTCGTCGCCCGACTTCACCCGGGCCGGGCCCACCAGCCGCCAGCCGTTGAGCCGGGTGCCGTTCAGCGAGCCGAGATCGACCAGCATCCACCCGCCGTCGCCCTCGCGGCGCAGCTCGGCGTGGACGCGGGAGACCGTCAGGTCCGACAGCACGAGGTCGCAGGCCGACCCGCGGCCCACCACGTAACGCAGGCGGTCGTCGTCGGGCAGCGCCAGCCGGGGCAACCGGGGCCGCCGCCAGGCGGACTGCAGCTTGGTGGTGAACTCCGAGACCGAGGAGACGGCGTCGGTCAGCCGCTGCCGGAACGTGGGCCGCCGCGGCAGGTCCGCGACCAGTTCGTCGAGCTCGCCCCTGTTGCGCGCCCGCAACGCCTGGTCCACCCGGCCCACGAAGGTGTCGTGCGAGATCCGGCCCTCTACGGCGCGTTCCCTGAGCTCGTCGATCGCACGGTCACGTTCCCCATCTGAGGCGCGAAAGGGCGGATGCGTGGAGCTCATAGAGCGAGTATCGGCCTCAACCTCGGCTTGTGTCCAGAATACGCGGATCAGGTTGCCCTAGGCATACTCAGTATGCATACTCAGTATCCATGTCGATCAGGCACGGGCTGCTGGCACTGCTGAGCAGCGGACCGCGGTACGGCTATCAGCTACGGGTGGAGTTCGAGGCGTCCACGGGGGCGACCTGGCCGTTGAACATCGGCCAGGTCTACACGACGCTCTCCCGCCTGGAGCGCGACGGGTTCGTCGCGCCCGGCGGCGCCGACGAGCAGGGCCGCGCGGTCTACACGATCACCGAGGCCGGTCGGGAGGAACTGGGGCGATGGTTCAGCACCCCCGTCGCCCAGACCGACCGGCCCCGGGACGAGCTCGCGATCAAGATCGCGATGGCCGTGGCGGGCGGCGTGGACGTCGCCGAGGTCATCCACACGCAGCGCGCCGCGACCATGCGCGCCCTGCAGGAGCTCACGAGGGCCAAACGAGCCGCCGCCGGCGGGCTCGCCCAGCGGCTGGTCCTGGATTCGTTGATCTTCAAGGCCGAGGCGGAACAGCGCTGGCTGGACCACTGCGAGGCCGTTTCCAAGGAGAAGAACCGATGAGTGTGGTGGAGCTGCGGGACGTCACCCGCGAGCACGGGCAGGTGCACGCGCTGAGGGGGGTGAGCCTGGAGGTCTCGGCGGGCGAGCTGGTCGCGGTCATGGGGCCGTCGGGCTCGGGCAAGTCCACGCTGCTCAACCTGGCGGGCGGCCTCGACCGGCCCACCTCGGGCGTGGTGACGATCGAGGGCGAGGACCTGTCCAGGGTCAAGGACGTGGCCGCACTCAGGCGCGGCCACGTCGGGTACGTCTTCCAGGACCTGAACCTGATCCCGTCCCTGACCGCCGCCGAGAACGTCATGCTGCCGAGGGAGCTCGACGGCGTACGCACCGGGCAGGCCCGTACCGAGGCGCTGGCCGTGCTGGCGGAGGTCGGCGTCGAGGAGATCGCCGGCCGCTTCCCCGAGGAGCTGTCCGGAGGGCAGCGCCAGCGCGTCGCCATCGCCAGGGCCCTGGTCGGCGAGCGGCGGCTGCTGCTGGCCGACGAGCCGACAGGCGCGCTCGACACGGCCACCGGCGACGAGATCCTGGAGCTGCTGCGCGCCCGCTGCGACGCCGGCGCGGCGGTGCTGCTCGTCACCCACGAGCCGCGCTACGCCGCCTGGGCCGACCGGGTGATCTACCTGCGCGACGGGCTCGTCGCCGAGTCGAGCGCCGTGCGGCTGGAGAGTGCCAGATGAGCGCCTTCCGCGCCGCGCTGCGCATCTCCCGCAGGGACGCCGTGCGCGCCAGGGGCCGCACCGCCCTCGTCATGGTCATGATCGGCCTGCCCGTGCTCGTCATCACCGCGCTCCTGACGCTGTCGGAGACCACGAACCTGACGGTGCGCGAGGAGCTGCCCTCCCGGCTGGGCTCGGTGGCCGACGCGGCCGTCTACGCCCACGTGACCACGCTCCCCATCGACCAGGATCCGGCGGGCCGGTTCGGCAGCCAGGACCCGGACAAGACCGGTCAACCGCCCCGATGGACGACCGCGGAGGTGGCCAGGCTGATCGGCGGCAGGGCGATCCCGTTCTACGACTACTCCACCGACGCCCGGTTCCAGGACGGCTCCGACCGGGTGGACCTGCTGGAGACCGACCTGCGCGACCCGCTCGGCGCCGGCCTGAGGACGCTGGCCGAGGGCCGGCTCCCGGCCTCGCCGCAGGAGATCGCGGTCACGCCCGCGCTGCTCGACCGGGGGGTGAGCGTCGGCGGCACGCTCCAGCTCACCAAGCGCGCCGAGCCGAGGCGCGTGGTCGGCGTCGTCGTGGACCCGACCCGGCCGGGCGTCCAGGAGGTGGTCGGCCTGTACGGCGCGGTCGTGGGCGACAAGCACGACCCGCAGGGCAACGGCTGGCTGGTCGACACCCCGTCGCCGGTCACCTGGAAGAAGGTGCGCGAGCTGAACCAGGCGGGGCTCCGCGTGGC
This window encodes:
- a CDS encoding CAP domain-containing protein, whose protein sequence is MRRELQAMACVGCLTALSLPAPAASAQQTADRQACRVLAPKPSAGHGTVRARPVKPSCARPAASRGFASAAETAVVTLTNRARAANGCRPLTHDSRLHRAATRHSADMARGNYFSHTSRDGRTFGQRIKATGFAYRRAGENIAKGQGTASAVVKGWLDSPGHRANMLDCAFTHVGVGHHARGPHWTQDFASR
- the dacB gene encoding D-alanyl-D-alanine carboxypeptidase/D-alanyl-D-alanine endopeptidase, which encodes MRRTSASLVAGTLVAALAWASGPSTPAVALDPSVGVADLTQDINQILSDSRLTIARAGVVVKSAQTGEELYATDAGKLLIPASNTKLFTSAAAAETLGLDYRFPTTVLGTGRKAGSLLTGDLVLRGTGDPTMLAEDYDALAAKVAGAGVKVVTGKLVADDTWFDSQRLGNDWAWDDETAYYAAPISALTASPDRDYDAGSVIVSVAADGDKVKVSTTPETDYLKIVNRATVGAETDVLIERQHGTRTVVITGTVADPYQEWVAVDDPTAYVSSLFRKSLAKHGVKVLGPTTTGGAPSGARELARHESMTLGELLVPFMKLSNNIHAEILTKAMGRKVSDQGTWSAGLKVSTDFARANGVQVINMRDGSGLSRRDGFSPGSIVQLLSAVRGKPWFSTWYDSLPIAGNADRFTGGTLRSRMRGTPAENNVHAKTGSLTGVTSLSGYVTSADGEPLIFSIMLNQYLSASPKDIEDKIAVRLAQFSRSAAAGDAAGLRAATGGATGDLECSWLKPAQC
- a CDS encoding DUF1707 and FHA domain-containing protein, which produces MSSTHPPFRASDGERDRAIDELRERAVEGRISHDTFVGRVDQALRARNRGELDELVADLPRRPTFRQRLTDAVSSVSEFTTKLQSAWRRPRLPRLALPDDDRLRYVVGRGSACDLVLSDLTVSRVHAELRREGDGGWMLVDLGSLNGTRLNGWRLVGPARVKSGDEVSFGDCGFMVTSQQPT
- a CDS encoding PadR family transcriptional regulator; its protein translation is MSIRHGLLALLSSGPRYGYQLRVEFEASTGATWPLNIGQVYTTLSRLERDGFVAPGGADEQGRAVYTITEAGREELGRWFSTPVAQTDRPRDELAIKIAMAVAGGVDVAEVIHTQRAATMRALQELTRAKRAAAGGLAQRLVLDSLIFKAEAEQRWLDHCEAVSKEKNR
- a CDS encoding ABC transporter ATP-binding protein, which gives rise to MSVVELRDVTREHGQVHALRGVSLEVSAGELVAVMGPSGSGKSTLLNLAGGLDRPTSGVVTIEGEDLSRVKDVAALRRGHVGYVFQDLNLIPSLTAAENVMLPRELDGVRTGQARTEALAVLAEVGVEEIAGRFPEELSGGQRQRVAIARALVGERRLLLADEPTGALDTATGDEILELLRARCDAGAAVLLVTHEPRYAAWADRVIYLRDGLVAESSAVRLESAR